Genomic segment of Paenibacillaceae bacterium GAS479:
CCGCCCAAATTCATTAGGCCATAATACTCCGTGCTCGTGATTTTTCGGCCTTCAATCCACTCCACGCCCAACAGCGCTCCCATAAAAACAGCGAAGTAAATAACACAAAGAATCACATACTTTATAACAGCCGCTCCATTTACGGCATGATTGCTTCCCCTTTGACCCCGCCCCAATCGACATGCTTTCCCGGTTTCATTCCCGTCCAAAAGCTTGCCTGAATGTTCAGCATCCTTCATTGTCCTACTCCTTTCGTGTTGCTGAATGGGTTGGGTTGCTCAGGCTTTTCGCTTTGTGTGCAGACTCCCCTTCTACTTTTTACCCTTTCCCATGCAGACGCTTCCACCTGCAAAAAAGTTCCAGCACTCGCCTCTCCCTCATCTTGCAAAGCATGTTTCCCCTTACACATCAGCAAAAATGTTACCGCCCCCCTTGTATCCTTTATTCCAAGTTGCTATAATGGTCTGATATTTAAAAGCCTTGCAGCTAAAGATCATACGCTCAAGTTGCCTAGGGTTCCGCGGCGCGATTTTTTTCGCCGGTCTGGTCCGAGAGGGAACGGCACGGCCGACAGGCCGCGTTTACACGGAGGGATAAAAGCCCGGGAGATGACCGCTGTTACAAGCGACTTGTCTCCGGGCTTTTTTGCGGGCATTTTAGCCGCGATATGGGGAATACTTGGAACGGCAACCACTGGAACGGATCTTAAAAGCTGCAGTCGGAGAGAGGGGAATTATCGGTATGAATAAACATTGGCTCAAAATTTTAGGCGCTGGAGTGTTCGAGGTCGGCTGGGTCATCGGACTGAAGCATTCCGATACAACAGTAGAGTGGGTGTTGACTGCCATTGGCATTCTGGTCAGCTTCTATGTACTGCTGGATGCAGCCCGCAACTTGCCTGTCGGCACCGTTTATGCGGTATTCGTCGGGTTAGGCACGGCAGGAACCGTAGTGGCAGATATGATACTATTCGGCGATCCTGTAGATCCGATGAAGCTGGTGTTAATTGCCGTGCTGCTTGTCGGCGTCATTGGGCTCAAACTACTTGGTCATGAGCCCGCTCAGACTAAGAAGGAGGGGAACTGACATGGCCTGGATCTATCTTATTGGAGCCGGACTTTTCGAGGTGTTCGGCGTCACGATGATCAACAAAATCAACGAGCGCCGGAGCATCACGAATTACTTGCTGATGGCGTTTGCCTTCATATCCAGTTTTCTGCTGCTTAGCCTCGGAATGCGGGATTTGCCGATGGGAACTGCTTATGCAGTATGGACAGGAATTGGAGCTTCCGGAGGCGCATTGATGGGCATGCTGTTCTACGGGGAATCCCGCAGCGCGAAGCGTATCCTGTGCATTACACTTGTGCTGGGAGCGGCAGTTGGTCTTAAAGCTCTCGAATAGGTTTAAAAAAAGGCCTTTCCCAACAGTCGGGAAAGGCCTTTTTGCTATTCCGCAGTATGCGCCGCTCCAACCTCCTGGTTGAAACGGTTCAAATCTGCTTCGCGGCATTCCAGCTTCATACGGGTGCCGCCTTCTTCATATTCGGTTTCATGTACCTGGGCATGCTCGTTGAAATACGACACCCAGGCTCCTTTTTCATACGGCACGACGATCTCCACTTGCACATAATCACGGAAAATCTGCTTGCGGATCACGCCTACAAGCTCCTCCACGCCTTCATGGCGGGAAGCCGACAGGTAAATCCGGTCGTTTTCAACCCGAGGATACGATGCTCCTGCCAAATCGGACTTGTTGAAGGCATACAACATCCCAATGCCATCCGCTCCAAGCGCCTTGAGCGTTTCCTCTGTTACTGCAATCTGCTGCTTGAACTCCGGATTGGAAGAATCAACCACATGAATGAGCAGATCAGCCTCAGACACCTCTTCCAGCGTGGAACGGAATGCCTTGATGAGATGATGCGGCAGGCCGCTTACGAAGCCAACCGTGTCGGTCAGCAGGAACGACTTGCGGTCGGGCAGCTCGATGCTGCGTACCGATGTTTCCAATGTGGCGAAAAGCATATCCTTGGCCAGCACATTTTTGCCGGAGTCAGGATGGAACGTATCCACAATCGAGTTCAGCAGCGTTGACTTGCCGGCATTAGTATAACCGACGAGACAGATGACTGGAATCTCGTTCTTTTTACGGCGTTTGCGTTGAATTTGGCGCTGGGCGACCAGCTTCTCAAGCTCCGTCTCCAACATGTGGATACGCTCCTCGATCCGCCGGCGGTCAAGCTCCAGCTTCGTTTCCCCTGCGCCGCGGTTTTTCAGGCCCGAGCCGCCGCCCTGGCGACCCAACGACTCGCGCAGACCTACCAGCCTAGGCAGCATATAGTTCAGCCGCGCTACCTCAACCTGCAGTTGGGCTTCTTTGGTTTGAGCGCGCTCCGCAAAGATGTCCAGAATGACGATTGTACGGTCGATAACCTTCGTTTGCAACGTCGCCTCTAGATTACGTATCTGCGAAGGTGACAGCTCGTTATTGCAGATGACAGTCGGGTTGTCGTATGCCTCCATTAGATGGGAGAGCTCCTCCAGCTTGCCTGAACCGAGGTAATGGCTTTTGTGGATGCGCTCCGCCTTCTGGGTCAGCTCCGCGACAACTTCGATATTGCAGGCATCAGCTAGATTGTACAGCTCCTCCATGGAGTAGGCGAATTGATGATTGTTCTGTTCGTGCACGCCGACGAGTATGGCTTTTTCACGGGGTTGTTGCATCTATAGATCATCCTCTCGAGGTTCTTCAATATGGATATAAAAAGGGACAAAAAAACACGGGCGCTCATCGCCCGTGTTCATCCTATGCAGCAAAGAAGACTCCGAGGGGAAGCCGGATGAAGGCGGGCGGCAATGCCGCGCCGCTTCGCATCCAGAATCCCTCCATAGCGTGGAGGAAAACCGCCCTCAATTCCCCTAGCATGAACAGATAAATGACTGTCCGTATATAGGTGGAAGAAGGCGCAATTGGGCTATGAACGTGGATTCATCCACATCTCGAGATCCCTGCACAAGGCAGAACATGGGCGCTATTCAATTAGCCACGCACCGTGCGGATCCGGATGTAATGAATCACACGTAACCCTCCGTTCGAGCGTGAACGATCCTTCTGCCGAATGGCAGAAATAGCATCGTTCCGCAGTAATTGGTTCGAGTGTAACACAGTCTCTTCCAGCCATGCAACCGGGCGCAACGCCTATAATTGATCTTTACCCTATTCTGGTCCCGTTGCCTTCAAGCTATGCCTAGTACTGCATGTGAACGATACACTCGTCCGAAAAACTTTCCCTCCATGCCAAAGGTCGACCCTCCGATTGGCCAGAAAGGGAATTACCGTCCATTCCCAGAGCGGGAAGGCGCTATGAACAATCGGTCATTAATTATTGAGCTTTTACGACAAGAGCTTCCTGCAATTTACCGTCAACATAAGGCAGTAGACGCCATAGTCCCCGTTCCGGCAATTCTATGGCAGTAACAGCCTTCCTGCCTTCTCCATTGAGCGCTGAAAAAGGCTGCTGAATCCCTTCAACTTTGGATGAAAATAAAGTCAGCCTTTCGCCGCCTTCCTGGCGGATCGCTTGAATCTCCAAGCTGCTCTCCTTATTATCGAACGGAAGCCGCCAAAAACGCCAAGTTACCTTTTGCGGGTGCCCGGCTGGGAATGGAACTTCGACAATTGCGACTCCTCCTTCCTCGCCGATCCAATCAATAGATCCGGATTTATATCGGCCGCTTTCCTTCCAATCAGGCTCTGCGAAATGAACGACTGCATCCGCATAAAACGAGTCATCCAGTGTAACTTCCAACCGCCATGGACCGCCGAAAGGAAGGACGATGCCCATCGTGTAGCGCTCAAGTCCCTCGTAGCCAGAGCTAGGGGTCCCAATGATGACTTTGGCGGATAGAAGCTCTGTCGCACCTGTCTCTGCATGGACGGCTTGAATAGTAAGCGTTTTGTCCTTGAACGTAGATAACGGCTCCTTAAAGCTGAAAATAAACCCGGCGTACTGCCCTGCGACCAGCTCAGGCTGAGGGTAAACTTCCAGAATAACCTTGCCATCACGTTCATATATCGTTCGCTCCGCCACGACGGGGGCGGCGGTTTCCTTCTCCTTTTCTCCAATCCAGCCGGTCGACCAAAAGGAAAGGACAAACAGACATAACGCTACCGCAAATGCGGCAACTCCATTGTAAATCGCTAGCCGCTTTTTAGAGGGCCTTTCGCTCCCTTCATCCTGTAAAGCCTGAAGCTTGATTTGCTGCATCAGCTCAGGACGAAAACCACGCTGCTGAAAGGATGGTGGCTCTTTCAACTGCGATTTTAGACTGCTTTCCTTCATCGTTCATCCCTCCCCAAATGGGCTGCAAGCTTTTTTTTGGCACGATGAATTCTTGACTTAACCGTTCCTTCTGCAAGGCCGGAGAGCTGCGCAATTTCCTGATGGGTCAATCCATAGTGATAATCAAGAATCAAAACTTCCCTATATTTCAAAGGCAGATCAAGTACGGCTTCCCATAATAAATTCCGGGCATGCTTCTCAAAATAAATCTGCTCCGCGGCTGGAGCAGCATCAATAAACGTCAAACGCCCTGGAAGATTGACCCTGCGCATAAAGGCGCTCTGCAAATGATGAAGGGCTTTATTTCTCGTAATTTTTAAAAGCCAGCTTTTCAGCGATTCATCCCCACCGCGAAAGCCATACAGCGATCGATATGCAGCTAAAAACACTTCCTGTGCCAAATCATCCGCGGTATCGTTGCTCCTGGTCAGGAAGTAGGCGAAGTTCCACACATCGGCTCCGAACCGTTTCATTAAATCCTCCAACACAGCTCCACGGTCGTAGCCTTCAGCCAAGTGCTGGAGATATTCCATTTTCTCGCTCAACCCGCCTCACCTCATGCAAATAAGACCGGATAGAGGAGGAAAAGGTTCCCATTAATTTTCAGCGGCCTCAACAATAGCTTAAGCATCCCTGATACTTCAGGAATACACGCTGTGTTGATCTTAATTTTGGTATAATAATAGACGGGTTTGATCTCATTTCTTAGTCGAATGTAGGGGGATTATAATGAACTACTTGATAAAAGAATTAGTAGTTGAGAATAACGACAATTACCATCATGTTGGTGTTGATAATAATAATCTTATGAACCTATCGAAAATTAATTTATTCATAGGATCAAACAATTCCGGAAAAAGTCGTTATATTCGTCAAATTTTCAAGCAGACTAATTATCGTATCAAACCATTTAGATTAGATTTTTCAGCACTAAATATATTGATTGAGAAGTACAGCACAGAAATCACAAATTTATTTAATCAATATCAGATTAAGAATTATGGAACAATTCTAGATGATTTATCAACATTTCAACATGTAGAATACATTCAAAATGATACGTTCTATTTAGAGAAACTGAAATCTAATGTTGATTATATTTCGAATATAAACACAGATCAAATGGTGACATCTCAATTCAATCATTATAATTTACAGCATCATGCAATTAGACAACAACTTAATGATATAGGCTCTCGATATTCATCTAAAATTAAAAATTTTATGGGTTCTCAACCCGATATGTATAGCTTTAAAAAAGTTTACATACCCACTCTAAGAGGGCTACGTACATTTAGCGATAATAAAGATTATTACGCCAATAGGACAGTAAAAGACTATTTTCCCGGCTTGAATGATAACGGTTCTATATTTACAGGATTAGAAATGTATCAAATGGTAAAGAATTTACTGTTAGGCGATCTTGATGCAAGAGAGAAGATTACTGATTTTCAGACATTCTTAGGAGAGACTTTTTTTGATGGGGAATCAGTTGCTTTAATACCCAGTATCAATTCCGATGTCTTAAATGTAAAAATTGGAAAGGAAAAGGAACGTCCCATATTCGGTATGGGAGATGGTATTCAATCTATAATTGTTTTAACTTTTCCTTTATTCATAAATAGAGACGAAAACCTCCTAGTGTTTATTGAGGAACCCGAATTATACCTACACCCCGGGTTACAGCGAAAACTGATCGAGACTTTTATAAGCTTTAGTAATTTCCAATATTTCATAACAACCCACTCAAATCACTTTTTGGATATTACATTAGATATCGAACAAATATCAATATATACTTTTAGAAAACATTTCGAAAGCGATGAAACAAAACGCGAGGTTACTGCCAACTTTCTCGTGGAGAACACTAGCAACGAAGACAACACTATATTGGAAATGATTGGTGTAAAAAGCTCTTCTGTGTTTTTATCAAATTGTACAATATGGGTTGAAGGCATCACTGACCGATACTATTTAAGACATTATCTTGGATTATATATGCGAATGATTCAAACAAATAACAGTATAGTTTATAAAGAAGACCTGCATTATTCCTTCGTTGAATATAGTGGAAGTAACATCACCCACTGGTCGTTTTTAGATGATGATATTACAACTGGTGAACCAAAATATCGATCTATGAATGCTGATAGATTGTGCAGTAGACTATTCTTAATTACTGATAAAGATAGCGAAATAAAGCTTGAAAGACAACGCAAATTAAAAAGAAAGCTTGGAGCGCGTTATTATTGTCTTAAGGGTCGGGAGATAGAAAACTTAATAAGTAAAAATGTATTATTGCAAGTAATAGCAGATTACGAAAATAAATCTGTTGATGAATTACAGTTTCGTACGACGGTCAGTGAAAAAGCTTATAAGGAGAATTATTTAGGTACATACATCGAAAACAATTTACTCCAAAAACAAAGAAGGGGTAATTATAAGGCGTCTTCTGGAACTATTAGCGATAAGCTAGGTTTTTGCAAGAGAGCAATCGAGAATACAAAGGAAATAAGAGACCTATCCGCTGAAGCACTTAAAGTAGTAAAGAAAATTCATGAATTTATTGTAGAACAGAATAAATAACAGCTAGAGCGTAAAACCACAACTTGACATAGATCCTCTTGGGGATAGATAGAGATAGCGGTAAGGAGACGGAGGGGTCTGTACAATGAAACATGTAACCTTTGAAATCGATCCAAATGGGAAATACTAGACCCATCATCATTCGATTTCGGAGGACTTATCCACGAACATCCTTACGAAACTGAGAGAGCTTATTTCCTCTCAAAACAGGCTACAAATTATGTAACGGAACTGATAAGCGTTATTTGAGTCGGAAATGATGATAGTACCGCGAAATCTCCTCAATAGCGTCTCTCAGTTTCGCTACGCCTCGATAATCCTTGATTTTGCTGAAATAAGACTTCTCAGTTCCGTTACGTATGGACAAGGCATTAATTCATGCAAAAGAGCAGAATTCAAAGCGCCCCAGATTCAAAAAT
This window contains:
- a CDS encoding paired small multidrug resistance pump, with protein sequence MNKHWLKILGAGVFEVGWVIGLKHSDTTVEWVLTAIGILVSFYVLLDAARNLPVGTVYAVFVGLGTAGTVVADMILFGDPVDPMKLVLIAVLLVGVIGLKLLGHEPAQTKKEGN
- a CDS encoding paired small multidrug resistance pump: MAWIYLIGAGLFEVFGVTMINKINERRSITNYLLMAFAFISSFLLLSLGMRDLPMGTAYAVWTGIGASGGALMGMLFYGESRSAKRILCITLVLGAAVGLKALE
- a CDS encoding GTP-binding protein HflX; translated protein: MQQPREKAILVGVHEQNNHQFAYSMEELYNLADACNIEVVAELTQKAERIHKSHYLGSGKLEELSHLMEAYDNPTVICNNELSPSQIRNLEATLQTKVIDRTIVILDIFAERAQTKEAQLQVEVARLNYMLPRLVGLRESLGRQGGGSGLKNRGAGETKLELDRRRIEERIHMLETELEKLVAQRQIQRKRRKKNEIPVICLVGYTNAGKSTLLNSIVDTFHPDSGKNVLAKDMLFATLETSVRSIELPDRKSFLLTDTVGFVSGLPHHLIKAFRSTLEEVSEADLLIHVVDSSNPEFKQQIAVTEETLKALGADGIGMLYAFNKSDLAGASYPRVENDRIYLSASRHEGVEELVGVIRKQIFRDYVQVEIVVPYEKGAWVSYFNEHAQVHETEYEEGGTRMKLECREADLNRFNQEVGAAHTAE
- a CDS encoding RNA polymerase sigma-70 factor, ECF subfamily — its product is MEYLQHLAEGYDRGAVLEDLMKRFGADVWNFAYFLTRSNDTADDLAQEVFLAAYRSLYGFRGGDESLKSWLLKITRNKALHHLQSAFMRRVNLPGRLTFIDAAPAAEQIYFEKHARNLLWEAVLDLPLKYREVLILDYHYGLTHQEIAQLSGLAEGTVKSRIHRAKKKLAAHLGRDER
- a CDS encoding AAA ATPase domain-containing protein; translation: MNYLIKELVVENNDNYHHVGVDNNNLMNLSKINLFIGSNNSGKSRYIRQIFKQTNYRIKPFRLDFSALNILIEKYSTEITNLFNQYQIKNYGTILDDLSTFQHVEYIQNDTFYLEKLKSNVDYISNINTDQMVTSQFNHYNLQHHAIRQQLNDIGSRYSSKIKNFMGSQPDMYSFKKVYIPTLRGLRTFSDNKDYYANRTVKDYFPGLNDNGSIFTGLEMYQMVKNLLLGDLDAREKITDFQTFLGETFFDGESVALIPSINSDVLNVKIGKEKERPIFGMGDGIQSIIVLTFPLFINRDENLLVFIEEPELYLHPGLQRKLIETFISFSNFQYFITTHSNHFLDITLDIEQISIYTFRKHFESDETKREVTANFLVENTSNEDNTILEMIGVKSSSVFLSNCTIWVEGITDRYYLRHYLGLYMRMIQTNNSIVYKEDLHYSFVEYSGSNITHWSFLDDDITTGEPKYRSMNADRLCSRLFLITDKDSEIKLERQRKLKRKLGARYYCLKGREIENLISKNVLLQVIADYENKSVDELQFRTTVSEKAYKENYLGTYIENNLLQKQRRGNYKASSGTISDKLGFCKRAIENTKEIRDLSAEALKVVKKIHEFIVEQNK